Part of the Paeniglutamicibacter sulfureus genome, CACCCCCACCATCGAGTTTTACCCCGTCTTGAAAGGCTTTCCCATGAGCTCTGGCATCTCCGACACCATCCGCAACGTCATCATCATCGGATCCGGCCCCGCCGGATACACCGCCGCCATCTATACCGCCCGCGCGGATTTGGCCCCTCTGGTCATCGCCGGCTCGGTCACCGCCGGCGGGGAACTGATGAACACCACCGAGGTCGAGAACTTCCCCGGCTTTACCGAGGGCATCATGGGCCCGGACCTGATGGAGAACATGCAGAAGCAAGCCGAACGCTTCGGCGCCGAAATCCTCTTCGACGATGTCACCCACGTGGAGCTGGCCGGCGACATCAAGAAGGTCACCGCGGGAAACGGGACCACCTACCTGGCACACACCGTCATCCTCTCCACCGGCTCGGCCTACCGCACCCTCGGGGTGCCCAACGAAAAGCGGCTGACCGGCCACGGGGTGTCCTCCTGCGCGACCTGCGACGGATTCTTCTTCCGCGGACAGGACATTGCCGTGATCGGCGGCGGGGACTCGGCCATGGAGGAAGCCCTCTTCCTGACCAAGTTCGCCTCCAAGGTCACCGTCGTCCACCGCCGCGACACCCTGCGTGCCTCCAAGATCATGGCCGACCGTGCGCTGGCGCACCCGAAGATCGACTTCATCTGGAACAGTGCCGTGACCGACATCGAGGGCGAGGAAAAAGCCACCGGCCTGCAGCTGGAAAACCTGCTCACCGGGGAAACCAGCAGCCTCCCGGTGACCGGGGTGTTCGTGGCCATCGGCAACGATCCGCGCACCGACCTGGTCAACGACCAAGTGGAACTCACCGCCGCCGGCACGATCGCCGTGAAGGACCGCACCTCCCAGACCTCGCTTCCCGGGGTTTTCGCCGCCGGGGACGTCATCGATGCGACCTACCGACAGGCCATCACCGCCGCCGGATCCGGTTGCGTGGCGGCCCTGGATGTCACCCACTTCCTGGCCGCAGGCGAAGACTCCGAAGCTCAGCTGGCAAGCGCCTCCTTCCAGCCGGCCTGATCATGTCCCCCATCCGGCGGTTGACCACGCGGCGCGGCTGCGTCGTCGCCGGCCTGGGAGTGGGCCAGATCCTGTCGTGGGGTTCGACCTTTTACCTGCTCGCGGTCCTGGCCGGACCCATCGCCACGGACACCGGATGGCCGGTTTCCCTGGTGGTCGCCGGCGTCTCGGTGGGGCTGGTCATCGCGGGCCTGGGCTCGCCACGTGTCGGTACCCTGGTGGCCGGCAACCACGGGCGCACCGTCCTGGTGGCCAGCGCCCTGTTGCTCGCCCTGGGCC contains:
- the trxB gene encoding thioredoxin-disulfide reductase, whose product is MSSGISDTIRNVIIIGSGPAGYTAAIYTARADLAPLVIAGSVTAGGELMNTTEVENFPGFTEGIMGPDLMENMQKQAERFGAEILFDDVTHVELAGDIKKVTAGNGTTYLAHTVILSTGSAYRTLGVPNEKRLTGHGVSSCATCDGFFFRGQDIAVIGGGDSAMEEALFLTKFASKVTVVHRRDTLRASKIMADRALAHPKIDFIWNSAVTDIEGEEKATGLQLENLLTGETSSLPVTGVFVAIGNDPRTDLVNDQVELTAAGTIAVKDRTSQTSLPGVFAAGDVIDATYRQAITAAGSGCVAALDVTHFLAAGEDSEAQLASASFQPA